From Citricoccus sp. SGAir0253, a single genomic window includes:
- a CDS encoding glycosyltransferase family 9 protein: protein MPAEDVAGAGDRGTGPEPYTADWLAARGADTAPGRPPGTLRPGDVLVLRALGLGDALTAVAALRGLRRLVPDRRIVLAGPPGPAGLLAREGVVDDVLPLPGLVPLPDVPAGLVAVNLHGRGPASHRLLAAARPERLIAFGSADAGHAGPAWREEEHEVLRWCRLVTHAGADCGPEDLRLRPRAEARRRPGPADVVLHPGAASASRHWPARRWRAVAAGLAGRGHRVVVTGSAAEAPLGRVVAEGLEGVHDHTGRHDLAGLSAAVRDAGLVLSADTGIAHLATAWCVPSVVLFGPVPPAAWGPAVDEDLHAVLWHGDPDAGPWGDPHGTALDPLLGRISAEEVLAAAVRQLTTDTHRGRTHRAS from the coding sequence ATGCCCGCTGAGGACGTGGCCGGCGCCGGGGACCGCGGCACGGGACCGGAACCGTACACGGCGGACTGGCTGGCCGCGCGCGGGGCGGACACCGCCCCGGGCCGGCCGCCCGGGACGCTGCGCCCCGGGGACGTGCTCGTCCTGCGCGCCCTGGGCCTCGGCGACGCGCTGACGGCGGTGGCCGCGTTGCGCGGGCTGCGTCGGCTGGTCCCGGACCGCAGGATCGTGCTCGCCGGCCCCCCGGGGCCGGCGGGCCTGCTCGCCCGGGAGGGCGTCGTCGACGACGTGCTGCCGCTGCCGGGCCTCGTGCCGCTGCCGGACGTCCCGGCCGGGCTCGTCGCCGTGAACCTGCACGGCCGCGGGCCGGCGAGCCACCGGCTCCTCGCCGCCGCCCGGCCGGAGCGGCTCATCGCCTTCGGTTCCGCCGACGCCGGCCATGCCGGCCCCGCGTGGCGCGAGGAGGAGCACGAGGTGCTGCGCTGGTGCCGCCTCGTCACGCACGCCGGCGCGGACTGCGGGCCCGAGGACCTGCGGCTGCGGCCCCGGGCCGAGGCGCGCCGGCGCCCCGGCCCGGCCGACGTCGTGCTCCACCCCGGGGCCGCCTCCGCCTCCCGGCACTGGCCGGCGCGCCGCTGGCGCGCGGTGGCCGCCGGCCTGGCGGGACGGGGCCACCGCGTGGTCGTCACCGGCTCGGCCGCGGAGGCACCCCTGGGCCGCGTCGTGGCCGAGGGGCTCGAGGGCGTCCACGACCACACGGGCCGCCACGACCTGGCCGGGCTCTCGGCCGCGGTCCGGGACGCGGGCCTGGTGCTGAGCGCGGACACCGGCATCGCCCACCTGGCCACGGCCTGGTGCGTGCCGTCCGTGGTGCTCTTCGGCCCGGTGCCGCCCGCCGCGTGGGGGCCGGCCGTGGACGAGGACCTGCACGCCGTGCTGTGGCACGGCGATCCCGACGCCGGGCCGTGGGGCGACCCCCACGGCACCGCCCTGGACCCGCTGCTGGGCAGGATCTCCGCCGAGGAGGTCCTGGCGGCCGCGGTCCGCCAGCTGACCACCGACACCCACCGTGGAAGGACCCATCGTGCATCCTGA
- a CDS encoding PfkB family carbohydrate kinase, which yields MSARIVIVGDVLLDRDVTGTSERLSPDAPVPVVDVRDVHASPGGAGLAALLCAGRAGGLPGPAPHVVLVAPLAADAAAAELREGLAGIELEALGHAGGTRTKTRIRSAGQTLVRVDEGGPGTPRDLDAGRLARVLEGADVVLVSDYGGGVTRDATVRTALAAAAERVPVVWDPHPRGCDPVPGCAVVTPNLAEARAALASLRDAVTVPAEVADEDLAEALRIGWRAGAVSVTAGARGAFVASEGAAELVPALPVDSSDPCGAGDRFAAAVATHLAEGTSVHGAVGRAVTAAARWVGAGGAAAFRDGRIGPDGTAAVRDGADRPSTEDPAEAALRAVAATRARGGTVVATGGCFDVLHPGHLETLRRARDLGDVLVVLLNADDSVRRLKGPARPVVGQEDRAAVLMGLRDVDGVIVFEEDDPRAALDRLRPDVWAKGGDYRAEDLPEAPLVRGWGGRVEVLPYLPGRSTTGIVERIAAGNVDAR from the coding sequence ATGAGCGCACGGATCGTCATCGTCGGGGACGTGCTGCTGGACCGGGACGTCACGGGGACGTCCGAACGGCTCAGCCCGGACGCCCCCGTCCCCGTGGTGGACGTCCGCGACGTCCACGCCAGCCCCGGCGGCGCCGGGCTGGCGGCCCTGCTGTGCGCCGGCCGCGCCGGCGGGCTGCCCGGGCCCGCCCCGCACGTCGTGCTGGTCGCCCCGCTGGCCGCGGACGCGGCGGCCGCGGAGCTGCGCGAGGGCCTGGCCGGCATCGAGCTGGAGGCCCTCGGCCATGCCGGCGGGACGCGCACCAAGACCCGCATCCGCAGCGCGGGACAGACCCTCGTCCGGGTGGACGAGGGCGGGCCCGGGACGCCCCGGGACCTCGACGCCGGCCGGCTGGCCCGGGTGCTCGAGGGCGCCGACGTCGTGCTCGTCTCCGACTACGGGGGCGGGGTCACGCGGGACGCGACCGTGCGCACGGCCCTGGCCGCGGCCGCCGAGCGGGTGCCCGTCGTGTGGGACCCGCACCCGCGCGGGTGCGACCCCGTGCCCGGCTGCGCCGTGGTCACCCCCAACCTCGCCGAGGCCCGCGCCGCGCTGGCCTCCCTGCGGGACGCCGTCACGGTGCCCGCCGAGGTCGCCGACGAGGACCTCGCGGAGGCCCTGCGGATCGGCTGGCGGGCGGGCGCCGTGTCCGTCACCGCGGGGGCACGCGGCGCGTTCGTCGCCTCCGAGGGCGCCGCCGAGCTGGTGCCGGCATTGCCCGTGGACTCGAGCGACCCCTGCGGGGCGGGGGACCGCTTCGCCGCCGCCGTGGCCACCCACCTCGCGGAGGGCACCTCGGTGCACGGCGCGGTCGGCCGGGCCGTGACGGCCGCGGCCCGGTGGGTCGGCGCGGGCGGGGCCGCCGCCTTCCGCGACGGCCGGATCGGGCCCGACGGCACCGCCGCCGTGCGGGACGGCGCCGACCGGCCCAGCACCGAGGACCCCGCCGAGGCCGCGCTGCGCGCCGTGGCCGCCACGCGCGCCCGCGGGGGGACGGTCGTGGCCACGGGCGGTTGCTTCGACGTCCTCCACCCGGGGCACCTCGAGACCCTGCGCCGGGCACGCGACCTCGGGGACGTGCTCGTGGTGCTGCTCAACGCCGACGACTCCGTGCGCCGGCTCAAGGGCCCCGCGCGGCCGGTCGTGGGCCAGGAGGACCGCGCGGCCGTGCTCATGGGCCTGCGGGACGTGGACGGGGTGATCGTCTTCGAGGAGGACGACCCCCGGGCCGCCCTGGACCGGCTGCGCCCCGACGTCTGGGCCAAGGGCGGGGACTACCGCGCCGAGGACCTGCCGGAGGCCCCGCTCGTGCGGGGCTGGGGCGGCCGTGTCGAGGTGCTCCCCTACCTGCCCGGGCGCTCCACCACGGGCATCGTCGAGCGGATCGCCGCGGGGAACGTGGATGCCCGCTGA
- a CDS encoding glycosyltransferase: MTGIAVGDRLDIAMVSEHASPLAALGGVDAGGQNVFVAALAAELGRCGHRVRVYTRRDDPDLPEEVPAAEGVTVVHVPAGPAAVLPKDELVPFMDGFARWMTAHWRRDGVPDLVHAHFWMSGMAATAAAAAVRIPVVQTFHALGSVKRRHQGTADTSPACRLGTEARLVARTQLVLATCRDEVQELMGLGADPDRVRVVPCGVDAHAFTPAPHPADGRARRAAGDPLRVVALGRLVERKGVDLAVRALAQVPEAHLTVAGGPDAAGLATDPEARRLTALAGELGVADRLTLTGRLGREEAAALLASADVVTCTPWYEPFGIVPLEAMACGRPVVGSAVGGLLDSVEDGVTGLLVPARDADATAAALRRLADDPGLAERMGAAGRDRVTRLFSWERVAGLTEQAYREALEAYRCANPHRPAQTRSMLAEHRGQLDRALASLEEEAEMVESWGRRLFEHVRDGGRVLAAGNGGSAAEAQHFTAELVGRFQGERRPLAAVCLSAETSSLTAIVNDYGGEEVFARQVQAHGRPGDILVLLSTSGSSPNVLAAARRARETGLQVWALTGRGPNALAELADETLCVPAESTSVVQEAHLVLLHAVCAVMDQGFTED; the protein is encoded by the coding sequence GTGACCGGGATCGCCGTGGGGGACCGGCTGGACATCGCCATGGTCTCCGAGCACGCCTCGCCGCTGGCCGCCCTCGGCGGCGTGGACGCGGGTGGCCAGAACGTCTTCGTGGCGGCCCTCGCCGCCGAGCTCGGCCGGTGCGGCCACCGCGTGCGCGTCTACACGCGCCGCGACGACCCGGACCTGCCGGAGGAGGTCCCCGCCGCCGAGGGCGTGACCGTGGTCCACGTGCCCGCCGGGCCGGCCGCCGTGCTGCCCAAGGACGAGCTCGTCCCGTTCATGGACGGCTTCGCGCGGTGGATGACGGCGCACTGGCGCCGGGACGGGGTGCCGGACCTCGTGCACGCCCACTTCTGGATGTCCGGGATGGCCGCCACCGCGGCGGCCGCCGCCGTGCGGATCCCCGTGGTGCAGACGTTCCACGCCCTGGGCTCGGTGAAGCGCCGCCACCAGGGCACCGCGGACACGAGCCCGGCCTGCCGGCTCGGCACCGAGGCCCGGCTGGTGGCGCGCACCCAGCTGGTCCTGGCCACGTGCCGGGACGAGGTGCAGGAGCTCATGGGCCTGGGCGCCGATCCCGACCGCGTCCGGGTCGTCCCGTGCGGCGTGGACGCCCACGCCTTCACGCCGGCTCCCCACCCGGCCGACGGCCGTGCCCGGCGCGCCGCCGGCGACCCCCTCAGGGTCGTGGCGCTGGGCCGGCTGGTCGAGCGCAAGGGCGTGGACCTCGCCGTGCGGGCCCTCGCGCAGGTCCCCGAGGCACACCTGACCGTGGCCGGCGGCCCGGACGCGGCGGGGCTCGCCACGGACCCGGAGGCGCGCCGGCTGACCGCACTGGCCGGGGAGCTCGGGGTGGCCGACCGGCTCACCCTGACCGGCCGGCTCGGCCGCGAGGAGGCCGCGGCGCTGCTGGCCTCGGCGGACGTGGTCACCTGCACCCCGTGGTACGAGCCCTTCGGGATCGTGCCGCTGGAGGCGATGGCGTGCGGCCGTCCGGTGGTCGGCTCCGCCGTGGGCGGGCTGCTGGACAGCGTGGAGGACGGGGTGACGGGGCTGCTGGTGCCCGCGCGGGACGCGGACGCCACGGCGGCGGCGCTGCGCCGGCTCGCCGACGACCCCGGGCTGGCCGAGCGGATGGGCGCGGCGGGCCGGGACCGGGTCACGCGCCTGTTCTCCTGGGAGCGCGTGGCCGGCCTGACGGAACAGGCCTACCGCGAGGCCCTCGAGGCCTACCGGTGCGCCAACCCGCACCGGCCCGCCCAGACCCGCAGCATGCTCGCCGAGCACCGCGGGCAGCTCGACCGCGCCCTGGCGTCCCTCGAGGAGGAGGCCGAGATGGTCGAGTCCTGGGGCCGGCGGCTGTTCGAGCACGTGCGCGACGGCGGCCGCGTGCTCGCCGCGGGCAACGGCGGCAGCGCCGCCGAGGCCCAGCACTTCACGGCCGAGCTCGTCGGGCGCTTCCAGGGTGAACGCCGCCCGCTGGCGGCCGTGTGCCTGTCCGCCGAGACCTCCTCGCTCACGGCGATCGTCAACGACTACGGCGGCGAGGAGGTGTTCGCCCGTCAGGTGCAGGCCCACGGCCGGCCGGGGGACATCCTCGTGCTGCTGTCCACGTCCGGGTCCAGTCCCAACGTGCTCGCGGCCGCCCGCCGCGCGCGCGAGACGGGCCTGCAGGTGTGGGCGCTGACCGGCCGGGGGCCCAACGCCCTCGCCGAGCTCGCCGACGAGACCCTGTGCGTGCCCGCCGAGTCCACCTCGGTGGTGCAGGAGGCGCACCTGGTCCTCCTGCACGCGGTGTGTGCTGTGATGGACCAGGGATTCACCGAGGACTAG
- a CDS encoding glycosyltransferase family 4 protein, with protein MRILIWHVHGSWMTSFVQGRHDYLLPVDAERGPDGRGRARTWDWPASAVERTSEELAGERVDLVVLQRPHEAGLLEAWTGLRAGIDVPAVYLEHNAPTGPAVATRHPYADQDAVPVVHVTHFNRVMWDNGTARTTVLEHGIPDPGHLYTGERESLAVVVNEPVRRTRVAGTDLMLDLARDLPVEVYGMGMDQLVGRAPWLEGCVHEDYRQSELHRALGAHRAYLHPYRWTSLGLAMIEAMTLGLPVLGLSTTEGPRAVPAAAGLLSNDPAELCARGGQWLREPDVAAEAGAAARAHALEHYGLERFLADWDVLIEGVVA; from the coding sequence ATGCGCATCCTGATCTGGCACGTGCACGGCTCCTGGATGACCTCGTTCGTCCAGGGCCGCCACGACTACCTGCTGCCGGTCGACGCGGAGCGCGGCCCCGACGGCCGCGGCCGCGCCCGGACGTGGGACTGGCCGGCCAGCGCGGTCGAGCGCACCTCCGAGGAGCTCGCCGGCGAGCGGGTGGACCTCGTGGTGCTGCAGCGCCCCCACGAGGCGGGGCTGCTGGAGGCCTGGACGGGGCTGCGCGCCGGGATCGACGTGCCGGCGGTGTACCTCGAGCACAACGCCCCGACCGGTCCCGCGGTGGCCACCCGCCACCCGTACGCGGACCAGGACGCCGTGCCGGTCGTCCACGTCACCCACTTCAACCGCGTCATGTGGGACAACGGCACCGCGCGCACCACGGTGCTCGAGCACGGCATCCCGGACCCGGGGCACCTCTACACGGGCGAGCGCGAGTCGCTCGCCGTCGTCGTGAACGAGCCCGTGCGCCGCACGCGCGTGGCCGGCACCGACCTCATGCTCGACCTCGCCCGGGACCTGCCGGTCGAGGTCTACGGCATGGGGATGGACCAGCTCGTCGGTCGAGCGCCGTGGCTGGAGGGCTGCGTCCACGAGGACTACCGGCAGTCGGAGCTGCACCGGGCCCTGGGCGCGCACCGGGCCTACCTGCACCCCTACCGGTGGACCAGCCTGGGCCTGGCGATGATCGAGGCCATGACGCTGGGCCTGCCGGTGCTCGGCCTCTCCACGACCGAGGGCCCGCGCGCCGTGCCGGCCGCCGCGGGGCTGCTCAGCAACGACCCGGCGGAGCTGTGCGCGCGCGGCGGCCAGTGGCTGCGCGAGCCGGACGTGGCCGCCGAGGCCGGCGCCGCCGCCCGCGCGCACGCCCTCGAGCACTACGGGCTGGAGCGGTTCCTGGCCGACTGGGACGTGTTGATCGAGGGGGTGGTCGCGTGA
- a CDS encoding glycosyltransferase family 9 protein, producing the protein MTRILAVRLDSDGDVLLTGPAIRALSALGPVDLLASPSGAAAARLLPGVDTVLEYDAPWSGFRPPPVNAPATLRLVERLRRGGYGRAAIFTSFHQSPLPMALLARMAGIGHVVGTSVDYPGSLLDVRLRREDPPGGGHEVEAALEVAVAAGAPRPRDPRLAVRRPLPPLTDRLPADLRSGGYVVLHPGASVPARGLRAEHAAGLAAALAEAGHAVVVTGGPAERELAAATVAGALRRQPAGTVVDLAAATDLAGLAAVLEAACCTVVGNTGPAHLSAAVGTPVVSLFSPVVPAERWAPWGVPVRLLGDQHAPCRDSRARECPVPGHPCLGGVTGDQVAEAVAALVAAPAAEPPDGGPVPAPGAGPGNLPAPRTPSPREGDPCAS; encoded by the coding sequence ATGACGCGCATCCTCGCGGTACGACTCGACTCCGACGGCGACGTCCTGCTGACCGGACCGGCCATCCGCGCCCTGTCCGCCCTCGGGCCGGTCGACCTGCTCGCCTCGCCCTCCGGCGCGGCCGCGGCCAGGCTGCTGCCCGGCGTGGACACGGTCCTGGAGTACGACGCGCCCTGGTCCGGCTTCCGCCCCCCGCCGGTGAACGCCCCGGCCACGCTCCGGCTCGTCGAGCGGCTGCGGCGCGGCGGCTACGGGCGGGCGGCGATCTTCACCTCCTTCCACCAGAGTCCGCTGCCCATGGCCCTGCTGGCCCGGATGGCCGGCATCGGCCACGTCGTGGGCACGAGCGTGGACTATCCCGGCTCCCTGCTCGACGTGCGCCTGCGGCGCGAGGACCCGCCGGGCGGCGGGCACGAGGTCGAGGCGGCCCTCGAGGTCGCCGTCGCCGCCGGGGCCCCGCGCCCCCGCGATCCCCGGCTGGCCGTGCGCCGGCCGCTGCCGCCGCTGACCGACCGGCTGCCCGCGGACCTGCGCTCCGGTGGCTACGTGGTGCTGCACCCCGGCGCCTCCGTGCCGGCGCGCGGGTTGCGCGCCGAGCACGCCGCCGGCCTCGCCGCGGCCCTCGCGGAGGCCGGGCACGCCGTCGTCGTCACCGGCGGGCCGGCCGAGCGGGAGCTGGCGGCCGCCACGGTGGCCGGGGCCCTGCGGCGGCAGCCGGCGGGCACCGTCGTCGACCTCGCCGCCGCCACGGACCTCGCCGGTCTCGCCGCGGTGCTCGAGGCGGCCTGCTGCACCGTGGTGGGTAACACCGGCCCGGCCCACCTGTCCGCCGCCGTCGGCACCCCGGTGGTCTCGCTGTTCTCCCCGGTGGTGCCCGCCGAGCGGTGGGCGCCCTGGGGCGTGCCGGTCCGGCTGCTGGGCGACCAGCACGCCCCCTGCCGGGACAGCCGGGCGCGGGAGTGCCCGGTGCCCGGGCACCCGTGCCTGGGCGGCGTCACCGGCGACCAGGTGGCCGAGGCGGTCGCGGCCCTCGTCGCAGCCCCGGCCGCGGAGCCTCCCGACGGCGGCCCCGTCCCGGCGCCCGGCGCCGGCCCCGGGAACCTCCCGGCCCCCCGAACCCCGTCCCCCCGAGAAGGAGATCCATGCGCATCCTGA
- a CDS encoding HAD-IIIA family hydrolase, with product MTHAASHATPPAPSYALVIPSVGRPSLDRLLETVAALETDDRHPGPVEVVVVDDRRDPAPPAVPPEPLAPAVAGRPVRVVRGHGRGPAAARNRGWRAVDPAVEWIAFLDDDVEVPADWARRLAEDLAACGPDVGATQGRITVPLPADRRPTDWERNTASLEDADWATADMAYRRDVLERVHGFDERFPRAYREDADLALRVRRAGYRLVRGRRGILHPVRPADDWVSHRVQAGNADNALMRRLHGPRWRRHAEAPAGTFGWHVATTAALAAAAGGSLARLAGVHGAGWVAGAGTAAWAGLYRRFLVRRLGPGPRPGEPGFGAELRRMVLTSATIPPAAVRHRLAGWARHRGTGAWPVRPRAVLFDRDGTLVHDVPYNGDPALVRPVDGAREALDRVRAAGLATAVVSNQSGVARGLVSRDQVDAVNARVEELLGPFGAWQVCPHGPGDGCACRKPRPGMVLAAARALGVRPEECVLIGDIGADVEAAQAAGARSVLVPTPVTRAEEVADAPVTAPDLAAAVDLVLALVADGAPAGTGDRPTP from the coding sequence ATGACCCACGCCGCCTCCCACGCCACGCCCCCCGCGCCCTCCTACGCGCTCGTCATCCCCTCGGTCGGCCGGCCGTCCCTGGACCGGCTGCTCGAGACCGTCGCGGCCCTCGAGACGGACGACCGGCATCCGGGTCCCGTCGAGGTCGTGGTGGTGGACGACCGCCGCGACCCCGCGCCGCCCGCTGTCCCGCCGGAGCCGCTGGCGCCCGCCGTGGCCGGCCGGCCGGTGCGGGTGGTCCGCGGCCACGGCCGCGGACCGGCCGCCGCCCGCAACCGCGGCTGGCGCGCCGTGGACCCGGCGGTCGAGTGGATCGCCTTCCTGGACGACGACGTCGAGGTCCCGGCGGACTGGGCCCGACGGCTGGCCGAGGACCTCGCGGCGTGCGGCCCGGACGTCGGCGCCACGCAGGGCCGGATCACCGTGCCCCTGCCAGCGGACCGGCGCCCCACCGACTGGGAGCGGAACACGGCCTCGCTCGAGGACGCCGACTGGGCCACCGCGGACATGGCCTACCGCCGCGACGTGCTCGAGCGCGTGCACGGCTTCGACGAGCGCTTCCCGCGCGCCTACCGCGAGGACGCCGACCTGGCGCTGCGCGTGCGCCGCGCCGGGTACCGGCTCGTGCGCGGGCGCCGCGGCATCCTGCACCCCGTCCGTCCGGCCGACGACTGGGTGAGCCACCGGGTGCAGGCCGGCAACGCCGACAACGCGCTCATGCGCCGGCTGCACGGCCCCCGGTGGCGCCGGCACGCCGAGGCCCCCGCCGGGACGTTCGGCTGGCACGTGGCCACGACGGCGGCCCTCGCCGCGGCGGCCGGCGGCAGCCTCGCCCGGCTGGCCGGCGTGCACGGCGCGGGCTGGGTGGCCGGGGCCGGCACCGCCGCCTGGGCGGGCCTGTACCGGCGGTTCCTCGTCCGGCGCCTGGGCCCCGGACCCCGCCCCGGCGAGCCCGGCTTCGGCGCGGAGCTGCGCCGCATGGTCCTGACCAGTGCCACGATCCCGCCGGCCGCGGTGCGCCACCGCCTCGCCGGCTGGGCGCGGCACCGCGGGACCGGCGCGTGGCCGGTGCGCCCGCGCGCCGTGCTGTTCGACCGCGACGGCACGCTCGTGCACGACGTCCCCTACAACGGCGATCCGGCCCTCGTCCGTCCCGTGGACGGCGCCCGCGAGGCCCTCGACCGCGTGCGGGCCGCCGGGCTGGCCACCGCCGTGGTGTCCAACCAGTCGGGGGTGGCGCGGGGGCTCGTCTCCCGGGACCAGGTGGACGCCGTCAACGCCCGCGTGGAGGAGCTGCTCGGTCCGTTCGGCGCGTGGCAGGTCTGCCCACACGGCCCGGGGGACGGCTGCGCCTGCCGCAAGCCCCGCCCCGGCATGGTCCTCGCCGCCGCCCGGGCGCTCGGCGTGCGGCCGGAGGAGTGCGTGCTCATCGGGGACATCGGCGCGGACGTCGAGGCCGCCCAGGCCGCCGGCGCCCGATCCGTCCTCGTGCCCACCCCGGTGACCCGCGCCGAGGAGGTCGCCGACGCGCCGGTCACGGCCCCGGACCTGGCCGCCGCCGTTGACCTCGTGCTCGCCCTGGTCGCCGACGGCGCCCCCGCCGGGACGGGGGACCGGCCCACCCCATGA
- a CDS encoding carbamoyltransferase C-terminal domain-containing protein, producing the protein MRYLGVNATFHDPAAALVVDGKVVAAAEEERFSRRKHGKRPVPFSAWELPEQSMRWVLEHAGITPGELDGVGYSFDPEMAAEVPDDPYDHVRIDYVRRAPGFLAEALPGLDRDKVTFVPHHVAHAASSGLAGPYRSGAVLVTDGRGEAHSHLAGQYRDGELTILARQALPDSLGLVYESLTDHLGFLRSSDEFKVMALASYGTPRFADALRECVHATGDGGFTARAPEWERFAPRRIDDGTWGGDHADLAASVQLVVEETLVDLARWLRGRTGETVLTMAGGTALNCVANSRVWREAGFEDVWVQPASGDSGTALGAALVLAQQAGELAEPEPTAALGRSWSDEELARWLTTAQVPFTTPGSREALAAEVADILADNGVIAWFDGRSEFGPRALGRRSLLANPMHAENLERLNDVKGREQFRPVAPMVLEERAAEIFSGGPIPSPYMLFTHRVAPEWRDRIPTVTHVDGSARIQTVSDRDNPGIAALLRAVDERTGVPVVVNTSLNTAGRPMVDDPRDALELFGSAPVAALVLGPHLVRRAGFFAR; encoded by the coding sequence GTGCGATACCTCGGAGTGAATGCAACGTTCCACGACCCCGCCGCTGCGCTGGTGGTCGACGGCAAGGTCGTGGCGGCCGCGGAGGAGGAGCGCTTCTCCCGCCGCAAGCACGGCAAGCGTCCCGTCCCGTTCTCGGCGTGGGAACTGCCCGAGCAGTCCATGCGCTGGGTCCTCGAGCACGCGGGCATCACGCCGGGGGAGCTCGACGGCGTCGGCTACTCGTTCGACCCGGAGATGGCGGCCGAGGTCCCGGACGACCCGTACGACCACGTGCGGATCGACTACGTGCGCCGCGCCCCGGGCTTCCTCGCCGAGGCACTGCCCGGCCTGGACCGGGACAAGGTCACCTTCGTCCCGCACCACGTGGCCCACGCTGCCTCCTCCGGGCTCGCCGGGCCCTACCGCAGCGGCGCCGTCCTGGTCACGGACGGCCGCGGCGAGGCCCACTCCCACCTGGCCGGGCAGTACCGCGACGGGGAGCTGACGATCCTGGCCCGCCAGGCCTTGCCGGACTCCCTCGGCCTCGTGTACGAGTCCCTCACCGACCACCTGGGCTTCCTGCGCTCCTCGGACGAGTTCAAGGTCATGGCCCTGGCCTCCTACGGCACGCCCCGCTTCGCCGACGCGCTGCGCGAGTGCGTGCACGCCACCGGGGACGGCGGCTTCACCGCGCGGGCCCCGGAGTGGGAGCGGTTCGCCCCCCGCCGGATCGACGACGGCACGTGGGGCGGGGACCACGCGGACCTCGCCGCCTCGGTCCAGCTGGTCGTCGAGGAGACCCTCGTGGACCTGGCCCGCTGGCTGCGCGGGCGCACCGGCGAGACCGTGCTGACCATGGCCGGGGGCACCGCCCTGAACTGCGTGGCCAACTCCCGCGTGTGGCGCGAGGCCGGGTTCGAGGACGTCTGGGTCCAGCCGGCCTCGGGCGACTCGGGCACGGCCCTCGGCGCGGCCCTCGTCCTGGCCCAGCAGGCCGGCGAACTGGCCGAGCCCGAGCCGACCGCGGCGCTGGGCCGCAGCTGGAGCGACGAGGAGCTGGCCCGGTGGCTCACCACCGCCCAGGTGCCGTTCACCACCCCCGGCTCCCGCGAGGCCCTGGCCGCCGAGGTGGCGGACATCCTCGCGGACAACGGGGTCATCGCCTGGTTCGACGGGCGCAGCGAGTTCGGCCCGCGTGCGCTGGGGCGCCGCTCCCTGCTCGCCAACCCCATGCACGCGGAGAACCTCGAGCGGCTCAACGACGTCAAGGGGCGCGAGCAGTTCCGCCCCGTGGCCCCCATGGTGCTCGAGGAGCGCGCCGCCGAGATCTTCAGCGGCGGGCCGATCCCCAGCCCGTACATGCTCTTCACCCACCGGGTCGCGCCGGAGTGGCGGGACCGCATCCCCACGGTGACCCACGTGGACGGCTCCGCGCGCATCCAGACGGTCAGCGACCGGGACAACCCGGGCATCGCCGCCCTGCTGCGTGCCGTCGACGAGCGCACGGGGGTTCCGGTGGTCGTCAACACGAGCCTCAACACGGCCGGCCGGCCCATGGTGGACGACCCCCGGGACGCACTCGAGCTCTTCGGCTCGGCGCCCGTGGCCGCCCTCGTCCTGGGCCCGCACCTCGTCCGCCGCGCGGGGTTCTTCGCCCGATGA